A single window of Taeniopygia guttata chromosome 1, bTaeGut7.mat, whole genome shotgun sequence DNA harbors:
- the SCEL gene encoding sciellin yields MPPPVSSSKTPTEKAESKGTTSENSEAPTTAAPSSDQVTPQKLETDVDDQATARNQDLNNLSKANSSSFTSDKERKDLSDWTEKNTADQKNKRDEDLGDHTEVKSADDQSKKRITEKAYENPPRAPNNLPEINYSSDSERKTSKSSFGAYEENITGNTIKTVYSTSDRSIIGKDICTYCRKPLGIDAKMILDALQICCHSTCFKCEVCKRPLEDLKAGDSIWIYKKTVHCEPCYSKVKEKWIY; encoded by the exons ATGCCTCCCCCAGTTTCAAGTAGTAAGACTCcgacagaaaaagcagaaagcaaagg aaCCACTTCAGAAAATTCAGAGGCTCCAACAAC GGCTGCCCCTTCATCAGACCAGGTGACCCCTCAGAAATTAGAGACTGATGTGGACGATCAAGCTACAGCAAG GAACCAAGACCTCAATAACCTCAGCAAAGCGAATTCAAGTTCTTTCACAAGTGACAAGGA acgAAAAGACCTTTCAGATTGgactgaaaaaaatactgctgATCAGAAAAATAAGAG AGATGAGGACCTTGGGGATCACACTGAAGTAAAGTCTGCTGATGACCAAAGTAAAAAGCG gatAACTGAGAAAGCATATGAAAATCCTCCAAGGGCTCCAAATAATCTCCCAGAAATAAACTACTCTAGTGACAGTGAAAGAAAGACCAG CAAATCATCATTTGGTGCCTATGAAGAAAATATAACTGGAAATACTATCAAAACTGTTTATTCTACTTCTGATCG GAGTATAATTGGAAAAGATATATGTACATACTGCAGGAAGCCCTTGGGCATAGATGCCAAAATGATCTTAGATGCCTTGCAAATTTGCTGTCATTCCACTTGCTTCAAG TGTGAAGTATGTAAGAGACCTCTGGAAGATCTAAAAGCAGGAGACAGCATTTGGATTTACAAAAAAACTGTGCACTGTGAGCCTTGTTATTCCAAAGTTAAAG aaaaatggaTCTACTAA